The Lysinibacillus timonensis nucleotide sequence AACGAAATATGTAAAGATTTGAAAGAGCCAAGCCGAATGAATCGTCTTTTGCAAGGGGATGTTGGTTCTGGTAAAACTATCGTTGCTGCAATTGGTTTATATGCAGCGGTTACTGCCGGATACCAGGGAGCATTAATGGCACCAACAGAAATACTTGCAGAACAACATGCAACATCACTTTCTGATTGGCTCGAACCACTAGGTGTACGAATTGCTCTACTATCTGGCTCAACAAAATCAAAAGCGAGAAAAGTCATTCTTGAACAATTACATAATGGTGAAATCGATATATTAATAGGGACACACGCCCTTATACAACCTGATGTCGTTTTTCAAAACCTAGGTTTTGTCATTACAGACGAACAACACCGTTTTGGTGTAGAGCAACGAAGAATTTTACGCGATAAGGGGCTCCAACCGGACGTTATGTTTATGACGGCAACCCCAATTCCAAGAACACTTGCCATCACCGCATTTGGGGAAATGGATGTGTCAATTATTGATGAACTACCTGCGGGTCGAAAACAAATTGAAACGCATTGGTTGAAAAAAGAACAGTTAAATTCCGTTATTGTAAAGATGGAGCAAGAACTACTCCAAGGTCGCCAAGCATATGTTATTTGTCCATTAATTGAAGAATCAGAAAAAATTGATGCTCAAAATGCAGAAGAAGTATTTTCACAACTTTCTACCATATTTAAAGGAAGATTTAAAGTGGACTTAATGCACGGACGGCTTCACCCTGAAGAAAAAGACCGGGTGATGAGAGATTTTACAGAAGGACAAATCGATGTTCTTGTTTCAACTACAGTTGTAGAGGTAGGTGTGAATGTACCTAATGCCTCTTTTATGCTAATTTATGATGCTGATCGATTTGGATTAGCTCAACTGCATCAATTACGCGGTCGAGTTGGACGAGGACAGTTTCAATCATATTGTGTATTATTAGCTGATCCAAAAACTGACGAAGGTACAGAACGTATGATGTCAATGACTGAAACGAATGATGGCTTTAAACTTGCTGAGAAAGACTTAGAGTTAAGGGGGCCTGGTGACTTTTTTGGTAAGAAACAAAGTGGATTACCTGACTTTAAAATGGCTGATTTAGTTCACGATTACAGAACACTTGAAGCTGCTAGACAAGATGCAACTAAACTGATTAATGATGAGCGATTTTGGATAGACAAAGAATATAAACATCTTCGTGAAATGTTAGAAGAAACTGGCGCTTTGAATGGAGAAAGAATCGATTAATTTTTAAATTTTTGATGAACGCAACAATAAACTTACCATTTATCCCAATTTAACGGAAGCGTTTTGGGGATCTCCATTAATGGAAGTTTCACTTTATTGTTGCGTTCTTTTTTTTTGAAATGTATACTGGTGTTAGTACCAAGTGCTAATACATAAAATAAATAACAATAAGGGATGACAAGAAACTATGAAACGTTCAAAAAAAGAACGTCAAAAACTCTTATTAAAAACAATTGAAGAAAACCCATTCATAACGGACGAACAGCTTGCTTCCCACTTTGAAGTAAGTGTGCAAACTATTCGGTTAGACCGTATGGAACTATCTATACCAGAACTACGGGAAAGAATTAAAGATGTAGCATCTAAAAACTATGAAAATGAAGTAAAAGCATTACCTTTAGATGAGGTAATTGGTGAAATAGTTGATATTGAATTAGACGAGAGGGCCATTTCAATCTTCGACGTAAAAGAAGAAGACGTATTCCAACGAAACGGCATTGCTCGTGGACATCATTTGTTTGCACAAGCAAACTCATTGGCAGTTGCTGTTATTAACGATGAATTAGCTTTAACTGTAAGAGCAAATGTAGTATTTGTTAAACCAGTGCGAGCAGGGGACCGTGTCATTACGAAAGCGATTGTAAATAACAAGAATATAGAAAAGAATCGTACATATATCGATGTCATTTCCACTGTTAATAATACAGTTGTTTTTAAAGGTGAATTTGAAATGTATCGTACGAAAGGTATAGGTGACAATCATGAAACTAGCAATTGATGCAATGGGTGGAGATCATGCACCAAAGGCTGTCGTAGAAGGTGTTTTTCTTGCTTTAGATGAAATTACAAATTTAGAAGTTAAATTATTCGGACATAAAGAAAAATTAGCTCCTTTCTTAACTGAACATAATCGATTGGAAGTTATTCATTGCGAAGAAGTAATTGAAGCAACAGATGATCCGGCTAGAAGTATTCGTCGTAAAAAGGATGCTTCTATGACTAAAATGCTTGAAGCTGTAACAAATGGAGAAGCTGATGCTTGTCTATCTGCAGGGAATACGGGCGCATTAATGGCTGGAGGTTTACTTAAGGTTGGCCGTATAGAAGGTGTCAGTCGACCAGCATTAGCTACGACACTACCTACTATTGATGGACAAGGCTTTCTTATGCTTGATTTGGGAGCGAATGCTGATGCAAAGCCTGAGAACCTATTACAATATGCAATCATGGGTAATATCTATGCTAAAAATGTACGAGGTATTGAAAATCCACGTATAGGGTTACTAAATATAGGTACAGAAGATAAAAAAGGAAATGAGTTAACAAAAGCAGTATTTAGTCTACTAAAAGATTCAAATTTAAATTTTGTAGGCAATGTAGAAGCTCGTGATTTATTAGATAATGTGGCAGACGTTGTTGTGACTGATGGATTTACAGGTAATATGGTATTAAAATCCATTGAAGGAACTGCTGGTGCAATGATGTCAATGTTAAAAGAGGCTTTTATGGCTTCTGGAAAAACAAAAATTGGCGCTTTATTGATGAAAAATGAGTTAAAAAAGCTAAAAGGTAAATTAGATTATTCTGAGCACGGTGGTGCAGCGTTATTTGGTGTACAAGCACCAGTTATTAAAGCTCACGGCTCTTCTAATGCAAGGGCAATTTTTAATGCAATCCGTCAAGCATCGATTATGGCCGAATATAATGTAACGGAAGTCATTAAAACGACAATCTCAGAAAGTAACATCCAACAAGGGGAAACAGAAGAGGGGAATTAAGATGACAAAAATAGCTTTTATTTTTCCGGGTCAAGGCTCTCAACAAGTAGGTATGGGTGCTGAATTAGTAAATAATGATAGTACAAGTAAAGAATTTTATGATCGAGCTGATGAAGCGTTAGATTTTAAACTTTCAAAATTAATGTTAGAAGGCCCCCAAGAAGAATTAACATTAACTTATAATGCACAACCGGCATTATTAACAACGGGTGTTATGATAGCTTCAAAATTAATGGACGCAGGTATTAAACCTGATTATACAGCTGGGCACTCTTTAGGAGAGTATAGTGCGTTTGTTGCTTCTGGTGCAATTAGATTTGAAGAAGCTGTGAAAGTTGTTCATAAGCGTGGCTTGTATATGAATGAAGCGGTTCCTGCAGGCCAAGGTGCAATGGCTGCTATTCTAGGATTAGATGCTCAAGCATTAAAAGAAGTTTGCGATAAAGTTTCTTCTGAAGGTGACGTAGTACAACTAGCTAATTTAAATTGCCCAGGTCAAATTGTTATTTCGGGGACAAAATTAGGTGTTGAAAAAGCATCAGAACAAGCAAAAGAAGCAGGTGCAAAAAGAGCCATTCCATTAGTTGTAAGTGGCCCATTTCATTCAGAATTAATGCGTGAAGCTGCTGATAAGCTACAAGCTGAAATTGAAACAATTGAAATTAATGAACCACAAATTCCGATTATTAGTAATGTGAAAGCAGAAATTTTAAAAGATATTACAGATATAAAAACTGAAATGGTCGAGCAAGTATATAGCCCAGTATTATGGGAACAAGACGTTCGAAAAATGCTAGACTTAGGTGTTACAACCTTTATTGAATGTGGCCCAGGTAAAGTTCTTTCAGGATTAGTAAAAAAGGTAGATCGTTCAGTTAAAACATATTGTGTTTATGATGAAGCGACACTAAATGAAGTCATAGAAGCTTTAAGGGGTGAATAAGATGGGGAAATTAGAAGGCAAAGTTGCAGTTGTTACAGGTGCTTCTCGTGGTATTGGACGTGCTATCGCATTACAGCTAGCAAAAGAAGGTGCTAACGTTGTAGTTAACTATAGTGGTAGTGAACAAAAGGCACAACAAGTAGTTGAAGAAATTATTAGTATGGGCACAAAAGCGATTGCAGTTCAAGGAAATGTCTCAGAAGTAAATTCTGTTCAAAACTTAATGGAAACGGCCATTAAGGAATTCGGTTCCATTGATATACTAGTTAATAATGCAGGGATTACTCGTGATAATTTAATCATGCGCATGAAAGAAGAAGAATGGGATGATGTAATTAACACGAACTTAAAAGGTGTTTTCCTTTGCACAAAAGCTGTAACTCGTCAAATGATGAAGCAACGTTCCGGTCGTATTATTAACATATCATCTATCGTTGGTGTATTAGGAAATGCTGGTCAAGCAAACTATGTTGCCGCTAAAGCAGGTGTAATTGGGTTAACAAAAACAACTGCAAGAGAACTAGCCTCTCGTAACATTTTAGTGAACGCGGTAGCACCAGGATTTATCACAACGGAAATGACGGATGCACTACCAGAAGATATTAAACAACAAATGCTTTCTCAAATCCCATTAAGTAAACTAGGACAACCGGAAGATGTTGCTAAAGCCGTTGTATTCCTATCCTCTGAAGATGCAAATTATATGACTGGACAAACGTTGCATATTGACGGCGGAATGCATATGTAAAATTAAGTTCTGTTAATTAGTATTCTTTAAGAATGTTTAAAAACTTTCATATTTTTCTATTAGGAATATTAAATTTATTTGATTGTAGTTTTAGTTTATGTATACTATTGAGGGGAGGTGACTGATTTGTCTACAGTATTAGAACGTGTTACAAAAGTTGTCGTTGACCGTTTAGGTGTTGACGAAAGCGAAGTGAAATTAGAAGCTTCATTCCGTGAAGATTTAGGAGCGGACTCATTGGACGTTGTAGAATTAGTAATGGAACTTGAAGATGAGTTTGATATGGAAATTTCAGATGAAGATGCTGAAAAAATCGCTACGGTTGGCGATGCGATCACTTATATCGAAGGTAAGTTAAACTAAAAACAACTGAGGCACGATTCACTATATACATAGTGAAGAATCGTGCCTCTTTTCAACTTAAAAAGTTCAACTAATACTATAATATATATGTTTTCAAACTTAAAAATTTGTTATGATAAATTATTGTGATAACTACTTTGACCATTTATAAGTAACAATGTAAACTAACGATAGAAACTATTAGGAAGGCAGAAGAGCTCATGACTATAAGAAAAAAAGGAAACCAACAAAAAAACGGGGTATTGCCTGAGAGAGTACAAGCTCAATTTGAGATTTTGGAACAAGAGTTAAGCATTTCATTCGAAAATAAAAGCTTACTTTATCAAGCATTTACACATTCATCTTATGTGAATGAGCATCGACGAAAACATTATACAGACAATGAACGTTTAGAATTTCTAGGTGATGCTGTACTTGAATTATCTGTTTCTAAATACCTTTTCGAGCGATATCCACATATGAGTGAAGGGGAACTTACAAAACTTAGGGCTTCTATTGTTTGTGAACCATCACTTGTAATATTTGCTAACGAGTTAAATTTTGGAAAATTTGTATTACTTGGAAAAGGTGAGGAGTTAACAGGTGGAAGAGAACGTCCAGCGTTATTAGCTGATTGCTTTGAATCTTTTATTGGTGCACTATATTTAGATCAAGGATTAGAAGCAGTGGTTACTTTCTTACAACGTGTTGTTTATCCAAAAGTGGAAGTCGGTGCTTTTTCGCATGTGATGGATTTTAAAAGTCAGTTACAAGAATTGGTTCAACAATCAAATAATGGTGTCCTACATTACGAAATTATTGACGAAAAAGGCCCTGCACATAACCGTACGTTCGTTTCTAGAGTTTTATTAAACGGTGAAGAACTTGGTATCGGTCGAGGTAAATCGAAGAAAGAGGCTGAGCAGCAAGCCGCCCAAAATGCAATGGTCGCATTAAATCAGTCTTTGCATAAGGAGGAATAATATGTTCCTGAAACGACTTGAAGTGATCGGCTTTAAATCGTTTGCAGATCGTATTGGTATAGATTTTGTTCCTGGTGTTACGGCAGTTGTTGGTCCGAACGGAAGTGGAAAAAGTAACGTTACAGATGCGATTCGATGGGTTTTAGGGGAGCAATCCGCAAAATCTTTGCGTGGTGCAAAAATGGAAGATGTTATTTTTGCAGGAAGTACCTCACGCAAACCTTTAAACTTTGCTGAAGTAACATTAGTTTTAAACAATGAAGATGAACAAGTAGCTAGCGACTATACAGAAATTAGCGTAACTAGACGAGTTTATCGTTCTGGCGACAGTGAGTATTTGTTAAATAATCAACAATGTCGACTGAAGGATATCACGGACTTATTTATGGATTCTGGACTAGGGAAAGAAGCATTCTCCATCATCTCTCAAGGCCGTGTAGATGAAATACTAAACTCTAAACCGGATGATCGACGAACGATATTTGAAGAAGCCGCTGGTGTATTAAAATATAAGTTGCGGAAGAAAAAAGCAGAATATAAACTCGTTGAAACAGATGAGAATTTAAATCGGGTCTTAGATATCTTGCATGAATTAGATACTCGACTTGAACCACTACAAATGCAAGCTTCAAGTGCTAAAGACTATGTCCGCATGACGGATGAATTGAAAGAATCCGACATTGCGTTAATGGTTCATGATTTAACTAATTATTTACAAGACTTAACCGTCATCAATAATGAACATAAACAATTAGAAGAAAAAGAGCACAAACACGCGGCAGAAATCTCTAATATTGAAGGTCAAGCAAATGAAATTCGTGAAAAACTTAGAGAAATCGATTTAACACTAGATACATCGCAAGAACAATTAGTTGAGGCAAGTACTGAGGTTGAACGTTGGGAAGGTAGAAAAGCATTAATGCAAGAAAAACGCATGAATGCGGAGAAACAACTCCAACAGTTACAACAATCGCTACAACAACTAATGGTCGAAGATGAAGAGTTTGCACAAAGCGAACTGGAAAAGAAACAAGAGTTTGAACAGAAGCAAAAAGAAGTATTAAAGTTAAAATCCGACATTAAACAAATAGAGCTTTCTTTAAATAGCTCAATTGTAGAAATTGAACAACAAATCGAAGAATCAAAAAATAAATATATCGATTTATTGAATGAAGAAGCAACTGTAAAAAATGAATTGAAGCATATCGAACAGCAATTAACTTTCGAAGAAGCTACAGCAGAGCGTATGTCGGGACGTTCTGAAGAAATGGTTAAAAAACTTGAACAATTAAGAACTGAGAAAGAAGAACTTGAAAGTAAGCATCAAGTTGTTCTACAACAACTAAAAGATACAAATGAACAGATAGAATCACTGCAAAATCAATTAAGAACTACTTCCTCTTCTTTTGAAGAAAAGCAGAAGATGCTTTACCAAGCTTATCAACACCAGCAACAACTAAAATCACGAAAAGAAACGTTAGAAGAGCTAGAATCTGACTTCTCAGGTTTTTTCCAAGGTGTTAAAGATATTTTGTTAGCGCGTGATCGTGGAGAATTAATTGGAATTGAAGGTGCAGTTGCAGAGCTCTTGCAGGTAGACGGGAAATATTCTAAAGCTATTGAAACTGCATTAGGTGGAGCATCACAACATATCGTTACTAAAACTGAACAAGATGCACAAAAAGCGATTGGATGGCTTAAAGCAAAAAGAGCCGGACGAGCTACGTTTTTACCAAAAACAGTCATGAAGTCCCGGAGATTGCTACCATCACAGCTTTCATCTGCTGTAAATCACCCTGCTTTCGTGAGCCTTGCTTATGAATTAGTACATTTTGATGAATCAAACCGAACAATAATCGAAAATTTATTAGGTAATGTAGTAGTTGCTTCCAATCTTGAAGGTGCTAGTCAAATAGCTCGTATTTGCGGGTTTAAGTACCGAGTAGTAACCCTTGATGGCGATATTGTTAACGCCGGAGGATCACTAACTGGTGGTGCGACAAGACAACAATCTTCACTATTTACTAGGAAAGCGGAGCTAGATTCATTAACAGACAAGTTAGCCCAAATGGATGCATCAATCTTGCAAGCTGAAAAATCTGTCTCATCTGAGAAAGAGCGAGTGAGTGAGTTACAAAGTCAATTAGATGGCTTAAAGTTACAAGGTGATGATGTCCGTAGGCTAGAACTGGAATACCGATCTAGACTACATGAATTAGAAGTAGAAGAGAAAAATTTAAGTGCAACGGTGTCTGTAACTACTTCTGAGCAATCCTCAGTGACTAATCGAAGACAAACATTATTGGAGCAACGTGAGGAAGCATCCAAAAGACTGGAACAATTAAAAGTCGAATTAGAGCAAATTAATGATACTGTTGAACAGTTGTCTGAAATGAAGTTGCAAGGAGAACATAAAAAAGATGAATTAAGAGAACAGTCAGCAGAGAAGAGATCTCAACTAGCTGTAGCGGGTGAACAATTAACCCAAGTTCAAATTGCAACTGCTGATATAGCATTAAAACGTACGAAAACAAGACAACAAATCGAATCAATTACACAAGAAGTAAATTGGTTACAAAATGATGGTTCAAATGGTCCTACGGATGAAGAAATTGCTGCTAATGTTCAAATATGGTCTAGTAAAAAATCTGACTTGACTGCAATCATACAACAAAATCGAAATGAACGATCTGAGTATCAACAAAAATTATCTGAGTACGAAGAGCAACTGAAAGAATTGCAACGTATCCATAAAGGATTCTTGGAAGCTTTACGGTCGATGGATGTAAAACGAAGCAAAATGGAATTTGAAATTAATCGTCTACATAATCAATTAGATGAACAATATGAATTAGATTTTGAATTTGCGAAAGAACTGGCAATCGATATAGAAGATGTTGATCAAACTAGAAAAAAAGTGAAGCTTTTAAAGCAATCAATCGAAGAGCTTGGTCCAGTAAATATGACAGCAATTGAAGAGTATGATCGTGTATTAGAGCGTCATACATTTTTAACTGAACAGCGCAATGATTTACTTGAAGCACAAGATACACTACATGAAGCAATTAAAGAGATGGATGAGGAAATGTCCACTCGTTTTAGTGAATCTTTTACAATGATTCGAAGCCAATTCCAGCATGTATTCAGAGAATTATTTGGCGGTGGACAAGCAGACTTAGTGTTACTTAACCCTGAGAATATTCTTGAAACAGGAATTGAGATTGTTGCACAACCTCCAGGTAAAAAATTG carries:
- the recG gene encoding ATP-dependent DNA helicase RecG, which produces MSVLYEPVTTLRGIGKETAEHLADMGIYTISDLIWNFPYRHEDFRLKDLTETPHNEKVTIEARVDSEPTVQFLGRNKSRLQVKVLAGRHLVKVIFFNQAYLRTKLTPGAIVTVSGKWDRGRQVINGTTIKFGPKTDNADFEPVYSLKGNLHQNRFRKLMRQALDSVSSELVDTLPSDLLDQYKLLEIVEALEGVHFPKDGNHAKQARRRFVYEELLHFQLRIQALRKVRKDNEQGLSIQYDLARVREFIATIPFQLTDAQKRVVNEICKDLKEPSRMNRLLQGDVGSGKTIVAAIGLYAAVTAGYQGALMAPTEILAEQHATSLSDWLEPLGVRIALLSGSTKSKARKVILEQLHNGEIDILIGTHALIQPDVVFQNLGFVITDEQHRFGVEQRRILRDKGLQPDVMFMTATPIPRTLAITAFGEMDVSIIDELPAGRKQIETHWLKKEQLNSVIVKMEQELLQGRQAYVICPLIEESEKIDAQNAEEVFSQLSTIFKGRFKVDLMHGRLHPEEKDRVMRDFTEGQIDVLVSTTVVEVGVNVPNASFMLIYDADRFGLAQLHQLRGRVGRGQFQSYCVLLADPKTDEGTERMMSMTETNDGFKLAEKDLELRGPGDFFGKKQSGLPDFKMADLVHDYRTLEAARQDATKLINDERFWIDKEYKHLREMLEETGALNGERID
- the fapR gene encoding transcription factor FapR, with the translated sequence MKRSKKERQKLLLKTIEENPFITDEQLASHFEVSVQTIRLDRMELSIPELRERIKDVASKNYENEVKALPLDEVIGEIVDIELDERAISIFDVKEEDVFQRNGIARGHHLFAQANSLAVAVINDELALTVRANVVFVKPVRAGDRVITKAIVNNKNIEKNRTYIDVISTVNNTVVFKGEFEMYRTKGIGDNHETSN
- the plsX gene encoding phosphate acyltransferase PlsX codes for the protein MKLAIDAMGGDHAPKAVVEGVFLALDEITNLEVKLFGHKEKLAPFLTEHNRLEVIHCEEVIEATDDPARSIRRKKDASMTKMLEAVTNGEADACLSAGNTGALMAGGLLKVGRIEGVSRPALATTLPTIDGQGFLMLDLGANADAKPENLLQYAIMGNIYAKNVRGIENPRIGLLNIGTEDKKGNELTKAVFSLLKDSNLNFVGNVEARDLLDNVADVVVTDGFTGNMVLKSIEGTAGAMMSMLKEAFMASGKTKIGALLMKNELKKLKGKLDYSEHGGAALFGVQAPVIKAHGSSNARAIFNAIRQASIMAEYNVTEVIKTTISESNIQQGETEEGN
- the fabD gene encoding ACP S-malonyltransferase; this encodes MTKIAFIFPGQGSQQVGMGAELVNNDSTSKEFYDRADEALDFKLSKLMLEGPQEELTLTYNAQPALLTTGVMIASKLMDAGIKPDYTAGHSLGEYSAFVASGAIRFEEAVKVVHKRGLYMNEAVPAGQGAMAAILGLDAQALKEVCDKVSSEGDVVQLANLNCPGQIVISGTKLGVEKASEQAKEAGAKRAIPLVVSGPFHSELMREAADKLQAEIETIEINEPQIPIISNVKAEILKDITDIKTEMVEQVYSPVLWEQDVRKMLDLGVTTFIECGPGKVLSGLVKKVDRSVKTYCVYDEATLNEVIEALRGE
- the fabG gene encoding 3-oxoacyl-[acyl-carrier-protein] reductase yields the protein MGKLEGKVAVVTGASRGIGRAIALQLAKEGANVVVNYSGSEQKAQQVVEEIISMGTKAIAVQGNVSEVNSVQNLMETAIKEFGSIDILVNNAGITRDNLIMRMKEEEWDDVINTNLKGVFLCTKAVTRQMMKQRSGRIINISSIVGVLGNAGQANYVAAKAGVIGLTKTTARELASRNILVNAVAPGFITTEMTDALPEDIKQQMLSQIPLSKLGQPEDVAKAVVFLSSEDANYMTGQTLHIDGGMHM
- the acpP gene encoding acyl carrier protein, with the protein product MSTVLERVTKVVVDRLGVDESEVKLEASFREDLGADSLDVVELVMELEDEFDMEISDEDAEKIATVGDAITYIEGKLN
- the rnc gene encoding ribonuclease III, producing MTIRKKGNQQKNGVLPERVQAQFEILEQELSISFENKSLLYQAFTHSSYVNEHRRKHYTDNERLEFLGDAVLELSVSKYLFERYPHMSEGELTKLRASIVCEPSLVIFANELNFGKFVLLGKGEELTGGRERPALLADCFESFIGALYLDQGLEAVVTFLQRVVYPKVEVGAFSHVMDFKSQLQELVQQSNNGVLHYEIIDEKGPAHNRTFVSRVLLNGEELGIGRGKSKKEAEQQAAQNAMVALNQSLHKEE
- the smc gene encoding chromosome segregation protein SMC, with product MFLKRLEVIGFKSFADRIGIDFVPGVTAVVGPNGSGKSNVTDAIRWVLGEQSAKSLRGAKMEDVIFAGSTSRKPLNFAEVTLVLNNEDEQVASDYTEISVTRRVYRSGDSEYLLNNQQCRLKDITDLFMDSGLGKEAFSIISQGRVDEILNSKPDDRRTIFEEAAGVLKYKLRKKKAEYKLVETDENLNRVLDILHELDTRLEPLQMQASSAKDYVRMTDELKESDIALMVHDLTNYLQDLTVINNEHKQLEEKEHKHAAEISNIEGQANEIREKLREIDLTLDTSQEQLVEASTEVERWEGRKALMQEKRMNAEKQLQQLQQSLQQLMVEDEEFAQSELEKKQEFEQKQKEVLKLKSDIKQIELSLNSSIVEIEQQIEESKNKYIDLLNEEATVKNELKHIEQQLTFEEATAERMSGRSEEMVKKLEQLRTEKEELESKHQVVLQQLKDTNEQIESLQNQLRTTSSSFEEKQKMLYQAYQHQQQLKSRKETLEELESDFSGFFQGVKDILLARDRGELIGIEGAVAELLQVDGKYSKAIETALGGASQHIVTKTEQDAQKAIGWLKAKRAGRATFLPKTVMKSRRLLPSQLSSAVNHPAFVSLAYELVHFDESNRTIIENLLGNVVVASNLEGASQIARICGFKYRVVTLDGDIVNAGGSLTGGATRQQSSLFTRKAELDSLTDKLAQMDASILQAEKSVSSEKERVSELQSQLDGLKLQGDDVRRLELEYRSRLHELEVEEKNLSATVSVTTSEQSSVTNRRQTLLEQREEASKRLEQLKVELEQINDTVEQLSEMKLQGEHKKDELREQSAEKRSQLAVAGEQLTQVQIATADIALKRTKTRQQIESITQEVNWLQNDGSNGPTDEEIAANVQIWSSKKSDLTAIIQQNRNERSEYQQKLSEYEEQLKELQRIHKGFLEALRSMDVKRSKMEFEINRLHNQLDEQYELDFEFAKELAIDIEDVDQTRKKVKLLKQSIEELGPVNMTAIEEYDRVLERHTFLTEQRNDLLEAQDTLHEAIKEMDEEMSTRFSESFTMIRSQFQHVFRELFGGGQADLVLLNPENILETGIEIVAQPPGKKLQNLSLLSGGERALTAIALLFAILNTRPVPFVILDEVEAALDEANVERYSTYLKKLSSGTQFIVITHRKGTMEGADVLYGITMQESGVSKLVSVKLEKEAVLVGQGSENG